From the genome of Glycine max cultivar Williams 82 chromosome 2, Glycine_max_v4.0, whole genome shotgun sequence, one region includes:
- the LOC100785568 gene encoding reticulon-like protein B21, with product MDVSRRRVGVRCSVVAGSVWESRMKSDEVGGGVKVFSGEQSAEEGGNDGTRLKRGQIGSVVASGKRKTWKSEGLENNLIQIARGKAEPQKNGSNSSSSQQCKDLNISSDSVKKSPIPARKKRSEVGEPFEKNVGKLRKNKSDSVKNVDDGNGGNAIQPRKDKPELDHVLNESRNDGLAGGSGRNVIDNGKNDSDGNCKDFGVCLEKVISSNSDNVGMIKCSPVHVDGDFDDVVVDDEEEDEEIDVEMEKGSFDVKEISVPESKVVNEPERKEVVNVPAKQKIVNEPEPKKVVTTNRQFHQKNERPVSIPIAVKPSPPIRKLSTIHQNFSKADSIPKAEEYYCFPQSQNKLQSLVDLIMWREVSRSAFIFGIGTFTIVSSSYAKDINLSLISVMSYIGLVYLAVIFLYRSLICRGVIDVDDTNYVLGEEEAIWVLRLILPYLNEFLSKLRAMFSGDPGTTIKLAVLLFVLARCGSSITIWKMAKFGFFGVFTGPKICSSYSAQLTAFANFWIRRFRDAWVSCSHKKAVALGIFGLVWNLSSVVARIWSVFVLFVAFRYYQQHYLVRDGWVEDVAGCDETWQEPVGVKVGMQRQQSTYKIFETQKVKKVF from the exons ATGGATGTGAGTAGGAGAAGAGTTGGAGTTAGATGCAGTGTGGTTGCAGGGTCAGTGTGGGAGAGCAGAATGAAGAGTGATGAAGTTGGTGGTGGAGTTAAGGTCTTCAGTGGAGAACAAAGTGCTGAAGAAGGAGGCAATGATGGCACCAGATTGAAGAGAGGCCAAATTGGGAGTGTGGTTGCTTCTGGAAAGAGAAAAACTTGGAAATCTGAAGGGTTAGAAAATAACCTAATTCAAATAGCCAGAGGAAAAGCAGAACCCCAGAAGAATGGTAGTAATAGTAGTAGTAGTCAACAATGTAAGGATCTCAACATTTCTTCTGATTCAGTCAAGAAGAGCCCAATTCCGGCCAGGAAGAAAAGGTCTGAGGTAGGTGAAccttttgaaaagaatgttgggaAGCTCAGAAAGAACAAATCAGATTCTGTTAAGAATGTCGATGATGGAAATGGGGGGAATGCAATACAGCCTAGGAAGGACAAACCAGAGTTGGATCATGTTTTGAATGAATCAAGGAATGATGGATTGGCTGGTGGGTCTGGCAGAAATGTTATTGACAATGGTAAGAATGACAGTGATGGAAATTGCAAGGATTTTGGTGTGTGCCTAGAGAAAGTAATTTCCAGCAATTCAGATAATGTTGGCATGATCAAGTGTTCACCAGTGCATGTTGATGGAGActttgatgatgttgttgttgatgatgaagaagaagatgaggagatTGATGTTGAGATGGAGAAGGGGAGCTTTGATGTTAAGGAAATCAGTGTGCCAGAATCCAAGGTTGTGAATGAACCAGAAAGGAAGGAGGTTGTGAATGTACCAGCAAAACAGAAGATTGTGAATGAACCGGAACCTAAAAAGGTTGTGACTACCAACAGAcaatttcatcaaaaaaatGAAAGGCCAGTGTCAATCCCTATAGCTGTGAAGCCATCTCCTCCAATTAGAAAGCTTTCCACAATTCACCAAAATTTCTCCAAGGCTGATTCAA TTCCAAAGGCAGAAGAGTACTATTGCTTTCCACAAAGCCAGAACAAACTGCAGAGTTTAG TTGATTTAATCATGTGGAGAGAGGTCTCAAGATCAGCATTTATCTTCGGGATTGGAACATTCACTATAGTTTCATCTTCTTATGCAAAAGATATCAATCTGAG TCTTATTTCTGTAATGTCCTATATTGGCCTTGTCTATCTAGCTGTTATCTTCCTCTATCGATCACTAATATGCAG GGGGGTCATAGATGTAGACGACACAAACTATGTactaggagaagaagaagcaatttggGTGCTAAGATTGATCCTTCCTTATTTGAATGAGTTCCTGTCAAAACTTAGAGCCATGTTTTCTGGAGATCCTGGTACCACAATAAAG TTGGCAGTTTTGCTCTTTGTTCTTGCCAGATGTGGCAGTTCCATAACCATTTGGAAGATGGCCAAATTTG GCTTCTTTGGAGTTTTTACCGGGCCAAAAATTTGCTCCTCATATTCTGCACAGTTAACTGCATTCG CAAACTTTTGGATTCGTCGATTCCGGGATGCTTGGGTTTCTTGCTCTCACAAAAAGGCCGTTGCTCTTGGCATTTTTGGCCTTGTTTGGAATTTGTCTTCAGTTGTTGCTCGCATTTGGTCAG TGTTTGTTCTATTTGTGGCCTTCAGATACTATCAACAACATTATTTGGTGAGAGATGGATGGGTGGAGGATGTGGCAGGATGTGATGAAACATGGCAAGAACCTGTTGGAGTTAAAGTTGGAATGCAGAGACAACAATCCACATACAAAATCTTTGAAACTCAGAAAGTAAAGAAAGTATTCTGA